From one Anopheles cruzii chromosome 3, idAnoCruzAS_RS32_06, whole genome shotgun sequence genomic stretch:
- the LOC128270007 gene encoding chromatin assembly factor 1 subunit A-like, whose protein sequence is MAKRKRSRDKNATEPNTSRTPPSDFHSSEEDIYMLCTPNTKTVPSSAEKSASRKLTPKQIALRLHREKTRALKEQEKEEKRLQLQKEKDEKAREKEEQERQRRKEREEKEEQKRKEREEKEDLKRKERLEKEQAKQKEREEKEEQRRKEREEKEKRRQDEVEQKLEEKRLKDEERRRKEEQKEEERKRRDEEKEAEEKKKQKVAEAFTSFFVKKPSAATSGVLKASDDENSLGNLSTGGEGMEVALSTGTGTPPRFMPFCVKGDMRLAPTTRAILDSTQKTTLDAFLEERSFVALKPALGIDKLYLGELTSRCHNPRTSGKTWNTEEEEDENDMMIGDDETVCHQIEEDPEKMKQRFKVKFFLFDENQRPPYRGTWRKRSQQISARRPFALDTKFFDYDVDSDDEWEEEEPGESLHGSDDEKDVDHEEDYEVDNEFFVPHGHLSDEELQAEGEDADGNPELDDNRPQVQKAKLKILQQEFVAEMKKKTEKIKPRLIGCIWENGGYKTGHTARPDCSAIIWKMLTDRAMLYDPAEPISFTLPSAGPTNDSEADPEAQSPGKENEKGPKRVRITDDAVCDLMRLVHGNTNKSKFLVREFQAFWRNLNTVTFSLESIHLKIREVASWGVCTIDGPMLGKLCWTVDDEILKMHKLTTLILPNEWKYSLEGNNQARRHAAKRRAQEETQETGQQADESVRNKDPARKKVKHSNGHVTLKTQSVPNAPATVSITKFTKKLSADEKKKMLTGSEKNSPKQRDALEVPETVTSPKPVDSKPIKMGATPSPTLKKRAQLLSVPRLYVN, encoded by the exons atggcgaaacggaaacgatcgaGGGACAAGAATGCTACGGAACCAAACA CGAGTCGAACACCCCCATCCGATTTTCACTCGAGCGAAGAGGACATTTACATGCTCTGCACTCCGAACACTAAAACTGTACCATCGAGCGCGGAAAAAAGCGCTTCGAGAAAGCTAACACCGAAACAGATTGCCCTTCGTTTGCACCGTGAAAAAACCCGCGCCCTGAAGGAACAGGAGAAGGAGGAAAAGCGCCTTCAGctgcagaaagagaaagacgAAAAGGCAcgcgaaaaagaagaacaagagCGCCAGCGGCGAAAGGAACGCGAAGAAAAGGAGGAACAGAAGCGCAAGGAAcgcgaagaaaaggaagatCTGAAGCGCAAGGAGCGCCTGGAGAAGGAACAAGCGAAGCAAAAGGAGCGCGAGGAAAAAGAGGAGCAGCGGCGTAAGGAGCgcgaagagaaggaaaaacggcgcCAAGATGAGGTGGAGCAAAAGCTCGAAGAAAAGCGCCTCAAGGACGAAGAGCGGCGTCGAAAGGAGGAGCAAAAAGAAGAGGAACGGAAGCGCAGAGATGAAGAGAAAGAGgcagaggaaaagaaaaagcaaaaggTGGCCGAAGCGTTCACGAGCTTTTTCGTGAAGAAGCCAAGTGCAGCGACCAGCGGCGTCTTGAAAGCATCCGATGATGAAAATTCTCTCGGAAACCTGTCAACGGGTGGAGAAGGAATGGAGGTGGCGCTTTCAACCGGCACGGGAACACCTCCAAGGTTCATGCCGTTTTGTGTCAAGGGTGACATGCGATTGGCGCCCACCACTAGAGCCATCCTCGATTCCACGCAAAAGACAACATTGGACGCTTTTTTGGAAGAAAGAAGCTTTGTCGCCCTCAAACCGGCATTGGGCATCGATAAGCTCTACCTTGGAGAGCTTACGAGCCGCTGCCATAATCCACGAACATCGGGAAAAACCTGGAACACAGAAGAGGAGGAAGATGAAAACGACATGATGATTGGCGATG ACGAAACAGTGTGCCACCAGATCGAGGAGGATCCAGAAAAGATGAAGCAACGGTTCAAAGTAAAGTTCTTCCTTTTCGATGAAAACCAACGGCCACCGTATCGGGGAACGTGGCGAAAGCGCAGCCAACAGATCAGTGCTCGGCGACCGTTTGCTTTGGATACG AAATTTTTTGATTATGACGTGGATTCGGACGATGAATGGGAAGAGGAGGAACCGGGAGAGTCTCTGCACGGTAGTGACGATGAAAAGGACGTAGATCACGAGGAGGATTACGAGGTGGACAATGAGTTCTTCGTGCCTCATGGCCACTTAAGCGACGAGGAACTGCAAGCTGAGGGTGAAGACGCCGATGGAAACCCTGAGCTGGACGATAACAGGCCGCAGGTTCAGAAGGCCAAGTTGAAAATCCTGCAGCAGGAGTTTGTGGcagaaatgaagaagaaaacggagaaaatAAAGCCCCGCTTAATTGGGTGCATTTGGGAGAACGGTGGATACAAAACTGGGCACACTGCCCGTCCGGACTGCTCCGCCATCATCTGGAAGATGTTGACTGATCGGGCTATGCTTTACGACCCTGCCGAGCCAATCTCTTTCACGCTACCATCGGCCGGGCCCACTAACGACTCTGAAGCGGATCCGGAAGCCCAATCTCCAGGGAAAGAGAATGAGAAAGGCCCGAAACGGGTACGCATAACGGACGATGCAGTGTGCGACTTGATGCGGCTGGTGCACGGCAATACAAACAAGAGTAAATTTCTGGTGCGAGAGTTTCAGGCGTTTTGGAGGAATTTAAACACGGTTACGTTCAGTTTGGAAAGCATACACCTCAAGATACGGGAAGTAGCAAGCTGGGGAGTGTGCACGATCGATGGCCCGATGCTAGGAAAGCTTTGTTGGACAGTGGACgatgaaattttgaaaatgcACAAGCTCACCACGCTGATACTGCCGAACGAATGGAAGTATAGTCTGGAAGGAAACAATCAAGCACGACGACACGCTGCAAAACGGCGGGCACAAGAGGAAACCCAAGAGACAGGGCAGCAGGCAGATGAATCTGTAAGAAATAAGGATCCGGCACGGAAGAAGGTTAAGCACAGTAACGGACATGTCACACTGAAAACGCAGTCCGTTCCGAACGCACCCGCGACCGTCAGCATAACAAAGTTTACGAAGAAGCTTTCAGCGGacgaaaagaagaagatgcTTACGGGAAGTGAAAAGAATTCACCTAAACAACGCGATGCTTTGGAAGTGCCGGAAACAGTAACCTCTCCAAAGCCTGTCGACAGCAAACCGatcaaaatgggtgccacacCGTCGCCTACATTGAAAAAACGGGCCCAGCTGTTGTCGGTTCCGCGG CTTTACgtgaattaa
- the LOC128275576 gene encoding dual specificity mitogen-activated protein kinase kinase dSOR1 codes for MSKMTKNKLNLTLPPGSVDVPAGQQTTPTPSFKTPSGTEYVIGKHNLLGKPKNSIDALTETLEELEMEESARKRIKVFLSQKEKIGELSDEDLEKLGELGSGNGGVVMKVRHIPTQLIMARKLIHLEVKPAIKKQIIRELKVLHECNFPHIVGFYGAFYSDGEISICMEYMDGGSLDLILKRAGRIPEAILAKITAAVLKGLSYLRDKHAIMHRDVKPSNILVNSSGEIKICDFGVSGQLIDSMANSFVGTRSYMSPERLQGTHYSVQSDIWSLGLSLVEMAIGMYPIPPPDGKTLDLIFQDRGDDSSPGQNIIEPKPMAIFELLDYIVNEPPPRLEHNSFTDRFKDFVDRCLKKNPEERADLKTLMNHDWIKNIETEDVDIAGWVCRTMDLAPSTPKRNASPFAN; via the exons ATGAGTAAgatgacgaaaaacaaactaaacctCACTCTACCGCCCGGCTCGGTGGACGTTCCTGCTGGACAGCAGACCACTCCGACACCCTCGTTCAAAACGCCATCCGGTACGGAGTACGTGATCGGCAAACACAATCTGCTGGGCAAGCCTAAGAACAGCATCGACGCGCTCACCGAAACACTCGAGGAACTGGAGATGGAAGAGAGCGCACGCAAACGCATAAAAGTGTTTCTGAGTCAAAAGGAAAAGATTGGCGAACTGAGCGACGAAGATCTGGAAAAGCTGGGTGAGCTGGGCTCCGGAAACGGTGGGGTCGTGATGAAGGTGCGCCACATTCCAACGCAGCTGATAATGGCCCGTAAACTGATACACCTGGAGGTGAAGCCGGCCATCAAGAAGCAGATCATTCGCGAGCTGAAAGTGTTGCACGAGTGCAACTTTCCACACATCGTTGGATTCTACGGTGCGTTCTACAGCGATGGCGAAATCAGCATCTGCATGGAGTACATGGACGGTGGTTCGTTGGATTTGATTTTGAAACGGGCCGGCAGGATACCGGAAGCTATTTTGGCCAAAATCACGGCCGCTGTGCTGAAGGGATTGAGTTATCTGCGAGACAAGCACGCCATCATGCACCGTGACGTGAAACCCAGCAACATCCTCGTCAATAGCAGCGGAGAGATCAAGATATGCGACTTTGGAGTGTCTGGACAGCTGATTGATTCGATGGCGAATTCCTTCGTCGGTACCCGCAGTTACATGTCG CCGGAACGTTTGCAGGGAACGCATTACTCGGTGCAGTCCGATATCTGGTCGTTGGGCCTTTCACTGGTCGAGATGGCCATCGGAATGTATCCCATTCCGCCGCCTGACGGCAAAACGTTGGACTTAATTTTCCAAGACAGAGGCGACGACAGCTCTCCCGGACAGAACATTATCGAGCCAAAACCGATGGCCATCTTCGAGCTGCTTGATTACATTGTGAACGAACCGCCACCGAGATTGGAGCACAATTCATTCACGGACCGGTTCAAAGATTTCGTCGACCGATGTCTAAAGAAGAATCCGGAGGAGCGGGCCGACTTGAAAACGTTAATG AACCACGATTGGATTAAGAACATCGAGACCGAGGACGTAGACATTGCTGGATGGGTTTGCCGGACCATGGATTTGGCGCCTTCCACTCCGAAACGCAACGCATCGCCGTTTGcgaattaa
- the LOC128270008 gene encoding uncharacterized protein LOC128270008, producing MLYHKLANVFLGSRRTAIVRGLSDYHRWTNIKTLQQTVDPYTKIQINCAYELKIVPYDLLDCPDSNLLKATVKADGNTDAFELKVSEKLVTITNNPNSKGVQCILEIPVKADLEIHNNGNTAVADLYSDEIEIVGTGNIDTKNLRSTTVRLDSTAGNISCRGITLAQQVVALAAGKGGIFLDKLQGGTVSATTEAGNITVNACYSNQSFFQTRLGDMDLKSIHKDCTVTSAGGQNLVMNGFYGTLQANIGSRHVTLQLSETVGNSSIQAPSAELLQLNLAETVYETASITVKAPKVDLDASLDNKVPKRNAAGVTLGKAGTGNTLHVETNGSVTMRKMSWADSFSFASKMEH from the exons ATGTTGTATCACAAACTTGCTAACGTGTTTTTAGGTTCGCGTCGAACAGCGATCGTTCGCGGACTGTCGGACTATCACCGGTGGACTAACATTAAAACGTTGCAACAAACCGTCGATCCGTACACGAAAATACAGATCAACTGTGCGTACGAGTTGAAAATCGTACCTTACGATCTTCTCGATTGTCCGGACTCGAACCTACTGAAGGCGACCGTTAAGGCGGACGGCAACACAGATGCCTTTGAACTGAAGGTGTCGGAAAAACTCGTCACGATCACAAACAACCCAAACAGCAAAGGTGTACAGTGTATTCTCGAAATACCGGTAAAGGCGGATCTAGAAATTCACAACAACGGAAACACTGCTGTTGCCGATCTCTACAGTGATGAGATAGAAATCGTAGGGACCGGTAACATCGACACCAAGAACCTGAGGTCTACAACGGTACGGTTGGATAGCACAGCGGGAAACATTTCCTGTCGCGGGATCACGCTTGCCCAGCAGGTAGTTGCTCTTGCCGCTGGCAAGGGAGGCATTTTTCTGGATAAACTGCAAGGTGGCACGGTGAGTGCAACCACCGAGGCAGGCAATATTACGGTCAATGCCTGCTACTCGAACCAGAGTTTCTTTCAAACGCGGCTTGGAGACATGGATTTAAAGAGCATCCACAAGGACTGCACCGTGACCTCTGCGGGTGGCCAAAACCTAGTAATGA ATGGATTCTATGGAACACTTCAGGCAAATATTGGTAGCCGGCACGTAACGCTGCAGCTTTCGGAGACAGTCGGTAACAGCAGCATCCAAGCACCATCGGCCGAGCTGTTGCAATTGAACCTTGCCGAAACTGTGTACGAAACGGCATCCATTACTGTAAAAGCTCCGAAAGTCGATCTCGATGCCAGCTTAGATAATAAAGTGCCAAAGCGGAACGCGGCCGGTGTAACGCTGGGCAAGGCTGGCACGGGCAACACGTTACACGTGGAAACGAATGGATCGGTCACGATGCGAAAGATGTCCTGGGCGGACAGCTTTTCTTTTGCCAGCAAAATGGAACACTAA